In Trifolium pratense cultivar HEN17-A07 linkage group LG7, ARS_RC_1.1, whole genome shotgun sequence, a genomic segment contains:
- the LOC123899439 gene encoding bZIP transcription factor RISBZ4-like, with protein sequence MASTESDLDEFLNLDYELRYPTLADTEAFMTGVCSAAFQTLLPDTVTSFSTCGGLTDSQNFTAKHSTITATIDSQSSIYGTVGSPVSANKPNSRENHTKGTTSGSSDPSDEDDELGPCEQSTNPLDIKRLRRKVSNRESARRSRQRKHAHLSELESQVEKLKLENATLYKQFTDTSQQFHEADTNNRVLKSDVEALRAKVKLAEDMVTRSSFTTSLNNQFFHNQYQSSTPPQLNATNIRRMPHVSPTINVQQGNGASYGGVAVGEHNSNFVGFGNLDMSNFNDAVDNGVLSNALSCVTIWP encoded by the exons ATGGCATCAACGGAATCAGATCTAGATGAGTTTCTTAATCTCGATTACGAACTTCGTTATCCAACTCTTGCTGATACTGAAGCATTTATGACCGGTGTTTGCTCCGCCGCTTTTCAAACTCTGTTACCG GATACAGTGACTTCATTTTCAACTTGTGGTGGATTAACAGACTCTCAAAATTTTACTGCCAAACATTCCACCATCACTGCTACTATTGATTCTCAATCATCAATTTATGGCACTG TTGGAAGCCCAGTTTCAGCTAATAAACCAAACAGCAGGGAGAATCATACCAAAGGGACTACAAGTGGTTCCTCTGATCCTTCTGATGAGGATGATGAATTAGGTCCTTGTGAACAAAGCACAAATCCACTTGATATCAAACGCCTTAGAAG GAAGGTTTCTAATCGCGAGTCAGCCAGGAGGTCAAGGCAAAGAAAACATGCGCATTTGTCTGAACTTGAGTCTCAG GTTGAAAAGCTGAAACTGGAAAATGCAACCCTATATAAGCAGTTTACAGATACTAGTCAACAATTTCACGAAGCTGATACTAATAATCGAGTGCTAAAATCAGATGTAGAAGCTTTGAGAGCTAAG GTGAAGTTAGCTGAAGATATGGTCACTAGGAGCTCTTTCACCACATCCTTAAACAATCAATTTTTTCACAATCAATATCAATCGAGCACACCACCACAACTCAACGCGACTAACATTCGTCGCATGCCACATGTCTCGCCAACCATCAATGTCCAGCAAGGAAATGGTGCCTCGTACGGTGGTGTTGCGGTTGGTGAACACAATTCTAATTTTGTTGGGTTTGGAAACTTGGACATGAGCAATTTCAATGACGCCGTCGACAATGGAGTCCTAAGCAATGCTTTGAGCTGTGTAACTATTTGGCCTTAA
- the LOC123898360 gene encoding probable calcium-binding protein CML43, with product MGLTEACSKFIVEFLQTFKNSPQNSMPHHNHLDQNHQQSILKLDERMVRALVTVFGMQNNGRIKKENARQVVEKLGLIYGSDQKDNKAFQDDDDEEVVVEEVLGELEDMSKRSELLLEAFKIFDEDGDGYIDAMELKRVLDCLGLDKGWDMNTIEKMVKVVDLNFDGKVDFGEFELMMG from the coding sequence ATGGGTCTAACAGAAGCATGTTCCAAATTCATAGTTGAATTTTTACAAACATTCAAAAACTCACCACAAAACTCAATGCCTCATCATAATCACCTTGATCAAAATCATCAACAGAGTATACTCAAGCTCGACGAAAGGATGGTTCGAGCTCTTGTTACCGTCTTTGGAATGCAAAACAATGGAAGAATCAAGAAGGAAAATGCTAGGCAAGTGGTTGAAAAACTTGGTCTGATCTATGGTTCTGATCAGAAGGATAACAAGGCCTTTCAAGACGACGATGATGAAGAAGTAGTTGTGGAAGAAGTGCTTGGTGAATTGGAGGACATGTCAAAGAGAAGTGAGTTATTGCTTGAAGCTTTCAAAATATTTGATGAGGATGGTGATGGATATATTGATGCAATGGAGTTGAAGAGAGTGCTTGATTGTTTGGGTTTGGATAAGGGTTGGGATATGAATACAATTGAAAAGATGGTGAAGGTTGTTGATTTGAACTTTGATGGAAAAGTTGATTTTGGTGAGTTTGAATTGATGATGGGATAG
- the LOC123899751 gene encoding coiled-coil domain-containing protein 170 translates to MAPSKLFFFALSVALFFFIVTSEPDVSIADSDSSSLKIQLDQLNSKIQSLESQISDKSQELKKKDETIAEKEKLLQDKLSSIQSLQSEVDSLQKKGSLDVEERVEKAYARAGELQKQVDKLKSQLETQNSEKVNWGTRVEEFEKKIHDLNSKLEDAQKINEEQKKQIRKTERALKVAEEEMLKAKLEATSKAKELSETHGAWLPPWLAVHYIRSKSVVESHWNEHGKPLLEVISQKALEKKVQAGKWAEPHVEIITTKWVPAVKEQWSVVKTKTEPHVQLLTTKTVEVYKTSKDTLTPHLNKAIECVDPYYQGARKFSKPYIDQVATAARPHVENVQVVLKPYTKKVVHAYGNFLESATAYHSQVQATVQETLKKHELTRPLATKELEWFAASALLALPIILLARVFSAIFCKKAVKPARSGNTHHARRKAKRGHPDK, encoded by the exons ATGGCGCCTTCGAAGCTCTTCTTCTTCGCTCTCTCCGTCgctctttttttcttcatcgTTACTTCCGAACCCGATGTTTCCATCGCAGATTCCGATTCCTCTTCTCTTAAGATCCAATTAGATCAACTCAACTCCAAGATCCAATCTCTCG AGTCTCAAATCAGTGATAAATCACAAGAGTTGAAGAAGAAGGATGAAACAAtagcagaaaaagaaaaacttttaCAAGATAAGTTGAGTAGCATTCAATCCTTGCAGAGTGAGGTTGATTCTCTTCAG AAAAAAGGATCATTGGATGTTGAGGAGCGGGTTGAAAAGGCTTATGCACGTGCTGGGGAACTACAGAAGCAG GTGGACAAGCTTAAAAGCCAACTTGAAACACAAAACAGTGAGAAAGTGAATTGGGGAACTCGGGTAGAAGAGTTTGAGAAAAAGATTCATGATTTGAACTCAAAATTAGAGGAT GCTCAAAAGATAAATGAGGAACAGAAGAAACAAATCCGTAAAACTGAACGCGCTCTTAAAGTTGCCGAG GAAGAAATGCTTAAGGCAAAGCTCGAGGCAACTTCCAAAGCAAAAGAGCTGAGCGAG ACTCATGGTGCTTGGCTTCCTCCTTGGCTTGCTGTACACTATATTCGTAGTAAG tCCGTGGTTGAGAGTCATTGGAATGAACATGGGAAGCCTCTATTGGAAGTGATATCTCAAAAG GCCCTAGAGAAAAAGGTACAAGCTGGAAAGTGGGCTGAACCTCATGTCGAAATAATTACAACC AAATGGGTTCCAGCTGTGAAAGAACAGTGGTCTGTGGTGAAAACAAAGACTGAACCTCATGTGCAATTACTGACTACAAAAACTGTTGAAGTTTACAAGACCTCAAAGGACACACTTACTCCCCACTTGAACAAGGCAATAGAATGTGTAGATCCTTATTATCAG GGAGCTCGGAAGTTTAGCAAGCCATACATTGATCAGGTCGCTACTGCTGCTAGACCTCATGTTGAGAATGTACAAGTTGTTCTGAAGCCCTACACAAAGAAGGTTGTTCATGCTTATGGGAATTTCTTGGAATCAGCCACTGCATATCATAGCCAG GTACAAGCTACTGTCCAGGAGACACTGAAAAAGCACGAGCTTACTAGACCTCTTGCAACTAAGGAATTGGAATGGTTTGCG GCCTCTGCCCTTTTGGCCTTGCCTATTATTTTACTAGCTAGAGTTTTTTCTGCCATTTTCTG CAAAAAGGCGGTTAAACCCGCTCGAAGCGGAAACACCCACCATGCTCGTCGTAAAGCTAAGCGAGGCCATCCAGACAAGTAG
- the LOC123897567 gene encoding 26S proteasome non-ATPase regulatory subunit 11 homolog encodes MSTSYLPATTDSIAQALEAKNPSDAISILYRVLDDPSSSPEALRMKEQAITNLTELLRQENRGEDLRSLLTSLRPFFSLIPKAKTAKIVRGIIDSVAKIPGTSDLQISLCKEMVQWTRAEKRTFLRQRIEARLAALLMETKEYSEALTLLSGLVKEVRRLDDKLLLVDIDLLESKLHFSLRNLPKAKAALTAARTAANAIYVPPAQQGAIDLQSGILHAEEKDYKTAYSYFFEAFESFNALEDPKAIFSLKYMLLCKIMVNQADDVGGIISSKAGLQYLGPDLDAMKAVADAYSKRSLKLFETALQDYKAQLEEDPIVHRHLSSLYDTLLEQNLCRLIEPFSRVEIAHIAELIELPIEHVERKMSQMILDKKFAGTLDQGAGCLIIFEDPKTDAIYPATLETISNVGKVVDSLYVRSAKIMA; translated from the coding sequence ATGTCTACATCATATCTTCCTGCCACAACAGATTCGATTGCTCAAGCATTGGAGGCCAAAAACCCTTCTGATGCGATTTCCATTCTTTATCGCGTTCTTGATGATCCATCTTCTTCACCAGAAGCTCTGCGTATGAAAGAGCAAGCCATCACAAACCTTACTGAGCTTCTCAGGCAAGAGAACAGGGGAGAGGATCTGCGCAGCCTTCTCACTTCGTTGAGGCCCTTTTTCTCCTTGATTCCCAAGGCAAAAACTGCCAAGATTGTAAGGGGAATAATTGACTCGGTTGCTAAAATACCAGGGACATCTGATCTACAAATTTCACTCTGTAAAGAAATGGTGCAGTGGACTCGTGCTGAAAAGCGTACTTTTCTGAGGCAGCGAATTGAGGCAAGGCTTGCAGCACTTCTAATGGAAACTAAGGAGTATTCAGAAGCCTTGACTCTTCTTTCTGGGTTGGTCAAAGAGGTTAGGAGATTAGATGACAAGCTTCTTCTTGTAGACATCGACTTGCTGGAAAGCAAACTGCACTTCTCATTAAGAAACCTTCCAAAGGCAAAAGCTGCCCTCACAGCGGCAAGAACAGCTGCAAATGCTATTTACGTGCCTCCTGCTCAACAAGGTGCCATAGATCTACAGAGTGGAATCCTTCATGCTGAGGAGAAGGATTACAAAACTGCATACAGCTATTTCTTTGAAGCCTTTGAATCTTTCAATGCTCTTGAAGACCCCAAGGCTATTTTCAGCCTGAAATATATGTTGCTGTGTAAGATCATGGTCAATCAAGCTGATGATGTTGGTGGAATTATTTCCTCTAAAGCGGGCTTGCAATATCTTGGACCTGACTTGGATGCTATGAAAGCTGTTGCTGATGCCTATTCTAAGCGATCCTTGAAGTTATTTGAAACTGCTTTGCAGGACTACAAGGCACAGTTGGAGGAAGACCCAATTGTCCACAGGCACCTTTCATCCTTGTATGATACCCTTCTGGAGCAGAATCTTTGTAGATTGATCGAGCCATTCTCAAGAGTTGAGATTGCACATATTGCTGAGCTTATTGAGCTTCCCATTGAGCACGTTGAGCGGAAGATGTCTCAGATGATTTTGGACAAGAAGTTTGCTGGGACATTGGATCAAGGTGCTGGATGCCTCATCATATTCGAAGATCCCAAGACTGATGCGATATATCCTGCAACTTTAGAGACGATTTCCAATGTTGGAAAAGTTGTCGACAGTCTTTATGTTAGGTCTGCCAAGATCATGGCATGA